A genomic region of Leptolyngbya sp. NIES-2104 contains the following coding sequences:
- a CDS encoding DUF6825 family protein, which produces MSTPLVHAFFVGRAIAEIAYEKLEAGVTDALSELGKFDAEQRENLRQFVDEVMERAQREAAVTTQTQPTTTTIVPLDLQTGGDLQATIDDLRAEIAQLRSELQRYRLRSTQ; this is translated from the coding sequence ATGAGTACTCCATTAGTTCATGCTTTTTTTGTGGGACGAGCGATCGCTGAAATTGCTTATGAGAAGCTCGAAGCCGGAGTGACTGACGCTCTGAGCGAATTGGGCAAGTTTGATGCCGAACAGCGAGAAAATCTGCGCCAATTCGTTGACGAAGTGATGGAACGGGCGCAGCGTGAAGCAGCGGTCACGACTCAAACCCAACCAACCACCACCACGATCGTGCCCTTGGATCTTCAAACAGGTGGAGATTTGCAGGCAACGATCGACGATCTGAGAGCCGAAATCGCTCAATTGCGCTCGGAACTTCAGCGCTATCGTCTGCGATCGACTCAGTAA